The Catenulispora sp. GP43 genome includes a region encoding these proteins:
- a CDS encoding ATP-binding cassette domain-containing protein: MSGTVMRAVGLGKRYGTTDALRDLDLEVGQGEVLGYLGPNGAGKTTTIRLFLGLIRPTSGRAELFGLDAARRAVEVHKRVAYVPGEAALWPSLTGAETLHLLGRVHGDVDLGYQRELVELFDFDPSKKVRAYSKGNRQKINLIAAFAARTELLILDEPTAGLDPLMEQAFRHSVRRAKQTGRTVFLSSHILSEVEAVCDRVGILRAGTLVELGALAEMKHLSAVSVEAVFDGTPPDVSGVSGVSAVEVAGHRLRCQMTGPVAPLLEALSGTGVRELLSREPSLEELFLAHYGRHEENTDALAV, from the coding sequence ATGAGCGGAACAGTGATGCGGGCTGTCGGGCTCGGCAAGCGGTACGGCACCACCGATGCGCTGCGTGACCTGGACTTGGAGGTCGGTCAGGGCGAAGTGCTGGGCTACCTCGGTCCCAACGGCGCGGGCAAGACCACGACCATCAGGTTGTTCCTGGGCCTGATCCGGCCGACCTCGGGCCGCGCCGAGTTGTTCGGGCTCGACGCGGCCCGGCGCGCGGTCGAGGTGCACAAGCGGGTCGCCTACGTGCCCGGCGAGGCGGCGCTGTGGCCCTCGCTTACCGGCGCCGAGACGCTGCACCTGCTGGGCCGGGTACACGGCGACGTCGACCTGGGATATCAGCGTGAGCTGGTGGAGCTGTTCGACTTCGACCCGTCCAAGAAGGTCCGGGCGTATTCCAAAGGGAACCGGCAGAAGATCAACCTCATCGCCGCGTTCGCCGCCCGCACCGAGCTGCTGATCCTCGACGAGCCGACCGCCGGGCTGGACCCGCTGATGGAACAGGCGTTCCGGCACAGTGTGCGGCGTGCCAAGCAGACCGGTCGGACGGTGTTCCTGTCCTCCCACATCCTTTCCGAGGTGGAAGCGGTGTGCGACCGGGTGGGGATTCTGCGGGCCGGGACGCTGGTCGAGCTGGGCGCCTTGGCGGAGATGAAGCACTTGTCCGCGGTCTCGGTGGAAGCAGTCTTCGACGGCACGCCGCCGGACGTCAGCGGGGTGTCCGGCGTCAGCGCCGTCGAGGTCGCGGGCCACCGGCTGCGCTGTCAGATGACCGGGCCGGTCGCGCCTTTGCTGGAGGCGCTGTCGGGGACCGGTGTGCGCGAACTGCTCAGCCGGGAGCCCTCGCTGGAGGAGCTGTTCCTGGCGCACTACGGCCGACACGAGGAGAACACTGATGCACTCGCTGTCTGA
- the hypE gene encoding hydrogenase expression/formation protein HypE — MTASPLFTACPAPTAETEHVLLGHGSGGRLSAELLSEVILPGFGLAGSAGRPLEDAAVLPLPTAEIVMSTDSFVVDPLFFPGGDIGSLAVHGTVNDLAMMGAVPVALAVAFIVEEGFGMRELGRISQSLGRAAHAAGVKVVTGDTKVVGRGAADRLFITTTGLGVRMPLARPSAGRVRPGDVLLLSGPIGLHGVTILSTRDSLGFETEIGSDSQPLHRVVAAAVAAGGDGVRALRDPTRGGVASALNELAAASGVGVLVEETALPVPEPVSAACDLLGLDVLHVANEGCLLAFVAPDKADAVLAAMRSRPESPGAVRIGQAVAEHPRRVVVRTGIGAERVLDMLVGEQLPRIC, encoded by the coding sequence ATGACCGCCAGCCCCTTGTTCACCGCGTGTCCGGCACCCACCGCCGAGACCGAGCACGTTCTGCTCGGCCACGGCTCAGGCGGCCGGCTCTCCGCCGAACTGCTCAGCGAGGTGATCCTGCCGGGGTTCGGCCTGGCCGGCTCCGCGGGCCGGCCTCTGGAAGACGCCGCCGTGCTGCCGTTGCCCACGGCCGAGATCGTGATGAGCACCGACTCCTTCGTCGTCGACCCGCTGTTCTTCCCCGGCGGGGACATCGGTTCGCTCGCCGTCCACGGCACGGTCAACGACCTGGCCATGATGGGGGCGGTGCCGGTGGCGCTGGCGGTGGCGTTCATCGTCGAGGAGGGCTTCGGCATGCGGGAGCTGGGACGGATATCCCAGTCGCTGGGCCGGGCCGCGCACGCCGCCGGCGTGAAGGTGGTGACCGGGGACACCAAGGTCGTCGGGCGCGGCGCCGCGGACCGGCTGTTCATCACCACCACGGGGCTGGGTGTGCGCATGCCGTTGGCGCGCCCGTCGGCCGGCCGGGTGCGGCCCGGCGACGTGCTGCTGTTGTCCGGCCCGATCGGCCTGCACGGTGTCACGATCCTGTCCACCCGCGACAGCCTGGGCTTCGAAACCGAGATCGGCTCCGATTCCCAGCCGCTGCACCGGGTCGTCGCGGCCGCGGTGGCCGCCGGCGGCGACGGGGTGCGCGCCCTGCGGGACCCGACCCGCGGCGGCGTGGCCTCGGCGCTCAACGAACTCGCGGCCGCCTCCGGGGTGGGCGTGCTGGTGGAGGAGACCGCGCTGCCGGTGCCGGAGCCGGTGTCGGCGGCCTGCGACCTGCTCGGCCTGGACGTGCTGCACGTGGCCAACGAGGGCTGCCTGCTGGCGTTCGTCGCCCCGGACAAGGCCGACGCGGTGCTGGCGGCGATGCGGTCGCGCCCGGAATCGCCCGGGGCGGTGCGGATCGGGCAGGCAGTGGCCGAGCATCCGCGCCGGGTGGTGGTGCGCACCGGGATCGGCGCGGAGCGGGTGCTCGACATGCTGGTCGGCGAGCAGCTGCCACGGATCTGTTGA
- the gap gene encoding type I glyceraldehyde-3-phosphate dehydrogenase: protein MRIGINGFGRVGRVFLRIAAERGLEVVAVNDAADTATMAHLFAHDSTYGRPAAEVAYEDGTLLLDGRKILMTRHTEPERLPWGELGVDLVIESTGRFRTREQAAAHLTAGARKVLMSAPAKGPVDATIVMGINQEFYDPQEHDVVSNASCTTNCVAPMVDVLHRHFGLVHGFMTTVHAYTGDQRLLDAPHKDLRRARSAAGNIIPTTTGAARTVGLVIPEVAGLLDGVAVRVPVPTGSLVDLAAVLRRPAGAEEVNAAFQQESEDRLHGVLRMAGQGFVSSDVVGDPASCVFDAPLTQAQGDLVKVFGWYDNEWGYCARLADLARYMGDRLG, encoded by the coding sequence ATGAGGATCGGCATCAACGGATTCGGCCGGGTCGGCAGGGTCTTCCTGCGGATCGCCGCCGAGCGCGGCCTGGAGGTGGTGGCGGTCAACGACGCCGCCGACACCGCGACCATGGCCCACCTGTTCGCGCACGACTCCACCTACGGCCGGCCCGCCGCCGAGGTGGCCTACGAGGACGGCACGCTGCTCCTCGACGGCCGCAAGATCCTGATGACCCGGCACACCGAGCCGGAACGCCTGCCCTGGGGCGAGCTCGGCGTGGATCTGGTCATCGAGTCCACCGGACGGTTCCGCACCCGCGAGCAGGCCGCCGCGCACCTGACCGCCGGCGCCCGCAAGGTCCTGATGTCCGCCCCGGCCAAGGGGCCGGTGGACGCGACCATCGTGATGGGGATCAACCAGGAGTTCTACGACCCCCAAGAGCACGACGTGGTCTCCAACGCCTCGTGCACCACCAACTGCGTCGCCCCCATGGTCGACGTCCTGCACCGGCACTTCGGCCTGGTCCACGGCTTCATGACCACGGTCCACGCCTACACCGGCGACCAGCGCCTGCTGGACGCCCCGCACAAGGACCTGCGCCGGGCCCGCTCCGCGGCCGGCAACATCATCCCGACCACCACCGGCGCCGCCAGGACCGTCGGCCTGGTCATCCCGGAGGTCGCCGGGCTGCTGGACGGCGTCGCCGTCCGCGTGCCGGTCCCCACCGGATCGCTGGTGGACCTGGCCGCCGTGCTGCGCCGGCCGGCCGGTGCCGAGGAGGTCAACGCGGCGTTCCAGCAGGAGTCGGAAGACCGGCTGCACGGAGTGCTGCGCATGGCCGGGCAGGGGTTCGTCTCCAGCGACGTCGTCGGCGACCCCGCCTCGTGCGTCTTCGACGCGCCGCTCACCCAGGCCCAGGGCGACCTGGTGAAGGTCTTCGGCTGGTACGACAACGAGTGGGGCTACTGCGCCCGGCTCGCCGACCTGGCCCGGTACATGGGAGACCGGCTCGGGTAG
- the pflB gene encoding formate C-acetyltransferase: protein MTAVVADIPVTAWDEFTAGPWCDGIDVHGFIQANYTPYLGDGGFLAGSTERTAALWGRLREMFVVERARGVYDVDASTPAGITAHAPGYIDRDHEIIVGLQTDAPLKRAIMPNGGWRLVAAGLKAYGIAPDPRVQEIFTKYRKTHNDGVFDAYTPEIRAARRAGIITGLPDAYGRGRIIGDYRRVALYGVDRLIAAKRADRAVLDARWADEETIRAREELAEQTRALEELKEMAASYGFDISGPAADARQAVQWLYFGYLAAVKEQNGAAMSLGRVSTFLDVYFERDLAAGRLTEQQVQEIVDDFVIKLRIVRFLRTPEYDELFSGDPTWVTESIGGIGEDGRPLVTRTSFRFLQTLYNLGPAPEPNLTVLWSPDLPAGFKEFCTRVSIDTSSIQYESDDLIRPRFGDDTAIACCVSAMAVGEQMQFFGARVNLAKALLYAINGGRDEMSGETVAPGFEPIGGEYLEYEKLDAAFDAMLDWLAATYVHALNVIHFMHDKYAYERIEMALHDSDVERLMGCGVAGLAVTADSLSAVKHARVKVIRDASGLAVDFPTEGAFPAYGNGDERADAIAVGLVERFMAKVRQHPTYRNARHTQSVLTITSNVVYGHKTGNTPDGRRAGTPFSPGANPMNGRDTHGLVAAAVSVAKLPYDQALDGISLTASIVPAALGRADAERAVNLAGILDGYFSCGGFHMNVNVLDRATLVDAMEHPEKYPQLTIRVSGYAVNFVRLTREQQLDVISRTFHEKA from the coding sequence ATGACCGCTGTAGTGGCCGACATTCCTGTGACGGCCTGGGACGAATTCACCGCGGGCCCGTGGTGCGACGGGATCGACGTGCACGGGTTCATCCAGGCGAACTACACGCCCTACCTCGGCGACGGCGGGTTCCTGGCCGGTTCCACGGAGCGGACCGCCGCGTTGTGGGGGCGGCTGCGGGAGATGTTCGTGGTCGAACGCGCCCGCGGCGTGTACGACGTCGACGCGAGCACGCCGGCCGGCATCACCGCCCACGCCCCCGGTTACATCGACCGCGACCACGAGATCATCGTCGGTCTACAGACCGATGCCCCGCTCAAGCGGGCGATCATGCCGAACGGCGGCTGGCGCCTGGTGGCCGCCGGCCTGAAGGCGTACGGGATCGCCCCGGATCCGCGCGTCCAGGAGATCTTCACCAAGTACCGCAAGACGCACAACGACGGGGTCTTCGACGCCTACACCCCCGAGATCCGCGCGGCCCGCCGGGCCGGGATCATCACCGGGCTGCCGGACGCCTACGGCCGTGGCCGCATCATCGGCGACTACCGGCGCGTGGCGCTGTACGGCGTGGACCGGCTCATCGCGGCCAAGCGCGCCGACCGGGCCGTTCTGGACGCGCGCTGGGCCGACGAGGAGACGATCCGGGCGCGGGAGGAACTGGCCGAACAGACCAGGGCTCTGGAGGAGCTCAAGGAGATGGCCGCGTCCTACGGCTTCGACATCAGCGGGCCCGCCGCCGACGCCCGTCAGGCGGTGCAGTGGCTGTACTTCGGCTACCTGGCCGCGGTGAAGGAGCAGAACGGCGCGGCGATGTCGCTGGGCCGCGTCTCGACCTTCCTCGACGTCTACTTCGAGCGGGACCTCGCCGCCGGCCGGCTCACCGAGCAGCAGGTGCAGGAGATCGTCGACGACTTCGTCATCAAGTTGCGGATCGTGCGCTTCCTGCGCACCCCGGAGTACGACGAGCTGTTCTCCGGCGACCCGACCTGGGTCACCGAGTCCATCGGCGGTATCGGCGAGGACGGCCGGCCGCTGGTGACCCGCACCAGTTTCCGGTTCCTGCAGACGCTCTACAACCTCGGTCCGGCGCCGGAGCCCAACCTCACCGTGCTGTGGTCCCCGGACCTCCCGGCCGGCTTTAAGGAGTTCTGCACACGGGTCTCCATCGACACCAGCTCCATCCAGTACGAGTCCGACGACCTGATCAGGCCCCGCTTCGGCGACGACACCGCGATCGCCTGCTGCGTGTCGGCCATGGCGGTCGGGGAGCAGATGCAGTTCTTCGGCGCCAGGGTCAACCTGGCCAAGGCTCTGTTGTACGCGATCAACGGCGGCCGGGACGAGATGAGCGGCGAGACGGTCGCGCCCGGATTCGAGCCGATCGGCGGGGAGTACCTGGAGTACGAGAAGCTGGACGCCGCCTTCGACGCGATGCTCGACTGGCTGGCCGCGACCTACGTGCACGCGCTGAACGTCATCCACTTCATGCACGACAAGTACGCCTACGAACGCATTGAGATGGCGCTGCACGACAGCGACGTCGAGCGGCTCATGGGCTGCGGTGTCGCGGGGCTCGCGGTCACGGCCGACTCGCTGTCGGCGGTCAAGCACGCGCGGGTGAAAGTGATCCGGGACGCGAGCGGCCTCGCGGTCGACTTCCCGACCGAGGGCGCCTTCCCGGCCTACGGCAACGGGGACGAGCGCGCCGACGCCATCGCGGTCGGCCTGGTCGAGCGATTCATGGCGAAGGTCCGTCAGCACCCGACGTACCGGAACGCGCGGCACACCCAGTCGGTGCTGACCATCACCTCCAACGTCGTCTACGGCCACAAGACCGGCAACACCCCGGACGGCCGCCGGGCCGGGACGCCGTTCTCGCCGGGCGCGAACCCGATGAACGGCCGCGACACCCACGGCCTGGTCGCCGCGGCGGTGTCGGTCGCCAAGCTCCCGTACGACCAGGCGCTGGACGGGATCTCGCTGACCGCCTCGATCGTCCCGGCGGCGCTGGGCCGGGCCGACGCCGAGCGGGCGGTGAACCTGGCCGGGATCCTGGACGGCTACTTCTCCTGCGGCGGATTCCACATGAACGTCAACGTGCTGGACCGCGCGACGCTGGTGGACGCCATGGAGCATCCGGAGAAGTACCCGCAGCTGACCATCCGGGTCTCCGGCTACGCCGTCAACTTCGTGCGGCTGACGCGGGAGCAGCAGCTCGACGTGATCAGCCGTACCTTCCACGAGAAGGCGTGA
- a CDS encoding universal stress protein, translated as MRTTVVVGYDRTLPSGRALLEAGREAAYRDADITVVHVRRPDTAASRGTDAAEREASASTASFGAGVLRHHYPGLTIRAEALVGAPHEVLASAARGADLLVLGSTDSPDATGQMLGPVAEETLARTPCPTMVVRSGERFPRGVVLVAIDLAERAEEVVDFAFAEARFHAARLHAVSAVEPAELRALVGATAPAPDPRAGSRVALDRILAERQERCVRVQAGGEVVAGPPTSVLTAAAAGADLVVAGARRRHGEHCGERYGVRIGPVAQALLRGTACPVIIVPHS; from the coding sequence ATGAGAACCACTGTCGTAGTCGGCTACGACCGCACCCTGCCCAGCGGCAGAGCTCTCCTGGAAGCCGGCCGCGAGGCCGCGTACCGGGACGCGGATATCACCGTCGTCCATGTTCGCCGTCCGGACACAGCCGCTTCCCGCGGAACGGACGCCGCCGAACGCGAAGCGTCAGCCTCTACCGCGTCCTTCGGCGCCGGCGTTCTGCGGCACCACTATCCAGGCCTGACGATCCGCGCCGAGGCCCTCGTGGGAGCCCCGCACGAGGTCCTCGCCTCGGCGGCCCGAGGCGCTGACCTGCTCGTCCTCGGATCCACGGACAGCCCCGACGCCACCGGGCAGATGCTCGGCCCGGTGGCGGAGGAGACGCTGGCCCGCACACCGTGCCCGACCATGGTGGTCCGCAGTGGCGAGCGCTTCCCGCGGGGCGTCGTACTGGTTGCGATCGACCTCGCGGAACGGGCCGAGGAGGTGGTGGACTTCGCGTTCGCCGAGGCCCGCTTCCATGCGGCGCGCCTGCACGCGGTCAGCGCTGTGGAACCGGCTGAGCTGCGCGCGCTCGTCGGTGCGACCGCGCCGGCGCCCGACCCCCGTGCCGGGTCCCGGGTCGCGCTCGACCGGATCCTGGCAGAACGGCAGGAGCGCTGCGTGCGGGTCCAGGCCGGCGGCGAAGTCGTCGCCGGACCGCCGACCTCGGTGCTGACCGCCGCGGCCGCCGGCGCCGACCTGGTCGTCGCCGGTGCCCGCCGACGCCACGGCGAGCATTGCGGCGAGCGCTACGGGGTGCGGATCGGACCGGTGGCACAGGCCCTTCTGCGCGGCACGGCATGCCCGGTGATCATCGTGCCCCACTCCTGA
- the pflA gene encoding pyruvate formate-lyase-activating protein — MTATGLPVGTTATAGAKPAEAVVGSVSSWDLSTGVDGPGTRFTVFTAGCPLRCRYCQNPETWRMRDGTSTSSAELVAKAADFVPFIRACGGGATVSGGEPLLQPRFTAALLNGFRGLGLHTALDTSGYLGVRADEELLAATSLVLLDIKSWDRALYRRLTGGELHPTLVFARRLAERAVPVHLRYVLVPGLTDGAANVSGVARFAASLGNVERVDVLPFHKLGAAKYRALGIRFPLADTPTPTPDQVRRARDRFAAAGLPAF; from the coding sequence ATGACCGCCACCGGACTCCCGGTCGGGACCACGGCCACGGCCGGCGCCAAGCCCGCCGAGGCCGTGGTCGGCTCGGTCAGCAGCTGGGACCTGAGCACCGGCGTCGACGGGCCGGGAACCCGGTTCACCGTCTTCACCGCCGGTTGCCCGTTGCGCTGCCGATATTGCCAGAACCCTGAGACCTGGCGGATGCGCGACGGCACCTCTACCAGCTCCGCCGAGCTGGTGGCCAAGGCCGCGGACTTCGTCCCGTTCATCCGGGCCTGCGGCGGCGGGGCCACGGTCAGCGGCGGCGAGCCGCTGCTTCAGCCGCGCTTCACGGCCGCGCTGTTGAACGGGTTCCGCGGCCTGGGGCTGCATACCGCGCTGGACACCTCGGGATACCTGGGAGTGCGCGCCGACGAGGAGCTGCTGGCGGCGACGAGTCTGGTCCTGCTGGACATCAAGTCCTGGGACCGCGCGCTGTACCGCCGGCTGACCGGCGGCGAGCTGCATCCGACCCTGGTCTTCGCCCGGCGTCTGGCCGAGCGTGCCGTCCCTGTGCACCTGCGGTACGTCCTGGTGCCGGGCCTGACCGACGGCGCCGCGAACGTCTCGGGCGTGGCGCGCTTCGCCGCCTCGCTGGGCAACGTCGAGCGGGTCGACGTCCTGCCGTTCCACAAGCTCGGCGCGGCGAAGTACCGGGCTCTGGGCATCCGGTTCCCGCTGGCCGACACCCCGACCCCGACGCCCGACCAGGTACGCCGGGCCCGGGACCGGTTCGCCGCGGCGGGGCTGCCGGCGTTCTGA